DNA from Kogia breviceps isolate mKogBre1 chromosome 3, mKogBre1 haplotype 1, whole genome shotgun sequence:
CATACTTCCCTTCTGGCCCTTTCCCAATTTCTCCTCCAAATATctgattttcataattttatgctAATGTCTCTGAATCCCCAGTCCTCCACCCTGACTACACATTCGATCCCctagaaattggaaaataaaatacagatgccCAGGCTACAGCATCAGAGATTCTAATTTAGGTTGTCTGGAGTGGGGCAAAGGCATTCATATTCTTTAAGTATTATTTTCCCATTATTACTGACATAAAATTTTACCTCTTTGTCTGAGAAGCAGCTTTGACAGCCCTCTCAAGAGCTGAGATTTAGGTGTTATTATCTCCAGGGTTCCAGGCTCTGGAGCAGGAAGTCAATGGCTGTTGATTGTCTTAAGTAAAGTGCCCACACAACTTGGTTTGCTCAGGACAGATCCAATGCACACCCATTGTTCTGGTGTTCCATTCAATTAGCTATCTGCCCCTTTCATTCTCAAAGGTATcccattttgtaaaataaattatataagccTCCCCCCTGCAACCATAAGGGTACTTAAGGTTTGAAAATACTTAATATTATGGGCTAAattgtgtcttccaggtcagaatgtgactgtatttaaagATAGGGCTTTTAAagggtgattaagttaaaatgaggtcattagggtctGTCCTAATTCAATCTGACtcgtgtcctcataagaagaggagattaagacacacagagagacactaGGAGTGCACATGTACAGAGGAatgaccacgtgaggacacagagagaaggtgacCATCTGCAAAGCAAGGAGAGGTCTTAGAAGAAACtaatcctgccaacaccttgatcttggacttctagtttccagaacagtgagaaaataaattcttgttgttCAAGTCACCAAGTccgtgatattttgttatggcagcctgagcagactaatacacttggtaaaatataaagtaagtaaaaccaatataaatattatttcctaAATATTCCAATCCTCCAGGATGAATGCTCACATCATTTTCCAAGAAACTCACTGTTTTGATCTTAAATCTTTTGGTTTCCTCAACCATTCAATAAAGGGCTTGACTTAATGTCTCCAAAGGATGCTTTTAGCATCCTTATATTCTGAGTCTGTAAGACTGTTGCCagatggaaaactgaggcacCCACCTCTCTGGTAGTAGGTAAGATGGTGATAATGAATGTCACATATGGTTACTGTGGGTTAGGCATGGTTCCCACCCTCAAGGAGCCAGACACTGATCTGGAAACATCTCATCTCCATGCAGCAAGGGACAGAGTGACTTTTATGGAGGCTCAGTGTAGGTGCACTTAGCTAGCCTGGAGGAGAGTTTAGAACAAGTTTCTGTGTGAACAGACAGCCAAACTGATTTTTAGTGGGTGAAGAGGAACACACCCAGTGAAAGGAGGTAGTGGGACAGGTATTCCCTGCAGAAgaaacagcatttttttaaaaagaaagaaagaaaagtaaaggtaAAAGAGAAACCATGTTCTTTCTGGTACTTTCTTCATTTCCCACACCCTTGATTTTAAATCCAGTCCTTTTCCTCTGCTTTCAGAGGTCAGTGAGTACAGCTATTATCCCTCATATTTTTTAACCCTTTAAATATTTGAGGACTTAAAAATGACAAATTCTGTACTTTAAGCTTTCTTTTCCCCGGGCTAAGTAATTTCAGTCTCTCCAGGCTATTCTTCCAGCTTTTAAACCCACAGTTCACACAGTAGCACTCATCACCCCACCAATGTGCATGCgcccacacacacattcacacacacacacacacacacacacacacacacacacacacacgcccacacATTGCACACACACGGGCCAAAAGGGCCTGTGGTTCGCCAAAAGGCTCttaaatttaagagaatagaTTGGTGTTGTCCTACCAAAAGTACAGATTAAGGTCACATCCATCACATAGCTATGTGAACCATAAAATTATCAGTGTATTTCCTTCACTAAATAGaaagcaaaagaatcaaactgacaCACATCAgtcattctgagggatgtctctGTATGCCGAGAGGAAGGTGTGTTCCCTGCTCCACTACCGACAAGTGAATTAATAATCTTACCATTTGAGGGTGTTTGGAAGCATCGAAGAGCTGAAATAGATCAACCCCACTGATATGGGATGCATTTCTACCAGGAAATACTATCGTTTCTCCAATCTCACATCACGGCATAAATACAACAGCCCAGCCCTTGTTTTCCACACAGCTTCCTACTTCTTTCACACCCAGGAGTAAGCTAAGAGCTCTCAAGCAAcactcttcctccatctctggGAGGtgtcttaaaacatttttagctCACCAGATACAAAACAGAGGAGGATCTGTTTCTTTATTCAAGAATAATCCTTTTCAACTGCCTGTTTATACTGCAGATGGAAACCTATAGAttgaaataaacatattttcattCTAAAATTGGCATCTGCATTGCCATAGTTAAAGGATGCAACAATTGTGTTTGAAAAGCAATCATCCAGGAAATTACACATTGCTTTGCAATATTCAGACAAAGGACGCATTGGAATTAGAAGGTGAATAGCATTCAAGAACTGAGGAAGAGCACTGGTCTACTGAACTAATGGGACTGCATGTAGACAGAAAATGCCACACATGCTAGTAAAATGTGTGGGTAAAATGTAATATCTTAGGACATAAAAGCAAAGGATCAGTCTCCTTTGAAAGAACCCAATATGAAATGCTTGATTAAAAGTCTAGAATTGTGCTGTATGATACAGTAGCAACCAACCATATATgcctatttaaattaattaaaattaaatagaattagaaatttagttcttcagttgcactagccacattctAAGAGCTCAACAGTCATTGTCATACTGAGCAGCAAAGATAGTAGACATTACCATCATTACACAAAgctgtattggacagtgctggtctAGAAGGTTCTGTTTGACTATTGGGTTAGCATCATTTAAACATCAGGCCTTAAAGAGATGATAGGGAGCACAGCACGCTGCTAGATGTAACAACGGATAGCATGAAAGTATggtggaaagggaaaaataattccactcctggaatAAACTAATATGTTATAGCATTGACATTTAATTACAAGAAATATCCTTAGACAAGCAGAGAAATCTTGGACTAGAATGGAAAGGAGTTAGTAAATACTACTATTTGAATACCTCCTCACACACTTCTAAACATTCACAAAATGCACCAGCCTCTTCTCATCTGTTAGTGGCTGGACTTTATCAGTCATCCCTCAAATACTTTTCAAGCGTCCTTCACTTCCTGCCCCCAaagttctgttttttctttttttgaatatgTAACAAAACAGGttgaacatatatttaaataaatagaatccCAATCAAAACAGAAAATTGCAGActcttcccattaaaaaaaaggcaaaaactttattttaaacaaatcctCAGTTGTGTGTTACACCACGTCCATATCTAAACCAAAAATCATAATGATAATGCAAAGGAAACAGAGGGCTTCATAAAAGCACATTAGCCAAATATTATTCTTGGGCAATGCTTTAACTAAATACACAGTGGATGTGAAAGGTACAGTATGGCACTTAAATAAATATGagcaaagagaaggaaacataTTCACAGTCCAAAGCAACAGGTTTTTGAACCTTTGGTATATATCTCAAATAAGCATCCGTTAATACGTGTTAGCCAATAGTGTTTAGTTCCAGGTTTTTTAAGCCAGTGATTGCGTGTGTTTCAAAAATAgctgataaaataataaatcaggaTTGACATGGGCTGATTAAGGTCTCTGGTGTGAGCACACAGGTAAATTCAAACCATGGCAAAATGAAGTGCAGCTGTGTTGCACAACAAAACTATACAAGAAAATGAGTGAAATACACCAGGTAGAAATTCTGTGGCTTGGGTAGACACCCTtgatattaacaacaacaacagcaaatatatttttaatgctgtCCAAAGTCCACAATCTGAAAGGCAGAAATATCCCAAAGCTCATAACCACATGCCTAACAGAGCAACAACCATCCCAAAGGACTATGATAGTTGCATATTTcaattccctccctcccacccaacaCCCTGCCCCTAATAAACAGCACCAGTGCAGTTTGAGCTAGAAAACTGGAAATATTGAGACATTCCTAAGGTTTTCATAATGACTAAGGGCCAGTCAGGCGGGGCTGTAACGCAAACCTCTGCTATGGCCATTCTCCAAAAAGCACCCCATGGAATTCCCTCTAGCCTGCAGATAAACCATATTAGGTCTACTGTAAGGCCAGATTGAGAAAAAAGCCAGCATGCTATCCTGGGCAGAGGGAGAGGGGCATGCTGATGGGGGAGGTACATGAAAGATGCCTCAAGGATGTTTGTCCTGCAGCCCAGGATGAAAGAATGTGTTGAGATAGGTCACAAATTGTGTGCCAATAAAATATTTGACTCATGCCATTCACCAGAATACAGAGCTTAGCAGAGCTAAGTCCTCCTTGGTAGCTGTGCAAGTCCACTATGATCAGGATCAAACTGGACCACAAAAGAAAAGGACTCAAAGAAGTCCAACTCATCCTTCTCATCACTCTATCCAACTGTCTCCGGAACCAGTGGTGTGACGTAATCGTTctactttctctcttctcccactgAGCCAAGATCTTCTCTGAACCAGCCTTATTCTACATCTCAGGGATGACAGCCACATAAATGAGGGCAGATAGAGCCACTCTCCATAGTCGTCTGCCTTGGGACTACCTGTCATCCCCCAGGCCTTTCCAAAACCTGCCCTTTCACACATAGGCAGAGTCGCTGGACTGAGTCCTGCCAAAATTGGGAACACTGACCCGGGGCAGGTCCTTGTTGCGGATCTCATAGACTGACTTCCTCTTGGCCTGGGCCCCTCGCACGGCCAGCTTGATCTTGCGCCAGCCCAGGTGGTTGAGTTCAGCCAGGTTCAGCACAACACAGATGCCACTCACAGCAAACATGAACACTAGAAAGACAGTCTTCTCAGTAGGCCGGGACACATAACATTCCACCTCCTTGATGCAGGGGTAGCGGTCACACTCATACAACCCTGGGACGCTGAAGCCATAGAGGAAGTATTGGCCCACCAGAAACCCAATCTCCAGGGCATTTCGGAACACCACTTGGATAATGTAGAAGCGGGAGATGCCTTCCTGCCTTCGGAGCTTGGATCGTGCTGCAGTGCGCAACCCCGACGGGTGTGGAGTCAGCTCCTTAACCTCTAAACAATCTGGCTCTGTCTCCTTGCTTGTGTTCTCTGTGTTCTGCAGCACCCCATTGACAATGGCACTTTGCAACTTCTTATCTTCTCGTTTGCCAACACCACTGCTCCCACCCCCAGGTCCTCCAGCGCTCCCCATGGACTCAGGGGGATCTCTGTCCAGGGCTAGGAAGACAGTAGAGTAGCGGCGTTCTCGCTGCTTGGCAGACTGGTGCACAGAGTAAGTGATGAAGCAGAGACTGGGGGTACACACCATTATGATCTGGAAGACCCAGTAACGTATGTGGGAGATGGGGAAGGCGCGGTCATAGCAGGCCTGGTTACAGCCGGGCTGCAGGGTGTTGCACACAAACATGGTCTGCTCATCATCGTACACCGTCTCCCCGACAATGGCCACAATGAGGATCCGGAAAATCACCACCACAGTCAACAGGATCCTGAGCAGTggaaaaaggagggagagaggttcTCCTGGGCTGCGTCACTGACTTAGGAAACCCCGACTCCTCCCTTCCCAGCTCCGTCCTTGACTGGGGAGCTATCCATCCTTCGTGGTACTGAACTGGGAATCCAGCAAACCTTTTTGTCTCTTCCCTTTCTGCAGGATGTTGGTAGACTGGGAACACTTCATACTACAGGGATCTCAAGCATGTGTATCTCCATACACTGGACATGGTGTATTTGCAACAGATCGATTACATGGAATGCAGAGAGGCACAAAACACACCTTCACTCTGGATACGGCAAATGCACATGGAATAGCTGAACACAGAGAATACAAAGTCTACACACAGAATATGTATATAACTACTCCAAGAGGATATTTAGTTTATCCTCAGTATGAACACTGAACTTAAGCTTTATATAAACAGATAGCTAtgactatatatacacatatatacatgaatatatatagtatttatgtatgtgaatatacatatatatatatatatatacacatacagagaGACACAAGGTGTCAATTGGGTGTGTCGGTTTCTGGCACTGTAAGTTTTAACAGGCAAATCAGTttagcttaataaatgtttgttgggaGAAGATACATCTGCTCAGAAGAGCAAATCCATCTCCCCATTTGCCCTTTTTCTGTCCAAATACAATCCTGCCTTCTTTGTAGATTCTATTTAGGGAACCGGATGAAGATTGGCTCCGACTCCAGAGAGTGGGGGGACCACGACGGAGCCAATAACTCCTTCGCTAATGGGAGAAGAGTGAATCCCCTGGTGGTGCCTCATAGGGAAGGGATGAAGGAAGAGCAGCCGGAGGAGGAGGGCATCACTGGGCATCAGGCAACCCCTCAATGCCGGGAACGCAGGCGCATGGGCCAAGGATGATGGCAAGGGGTCAGAGGATGGTCTGAGGGCTGTCGGGGCTCGGTCTGGACGTTCGAAAGGACTCCCGGGGGCCGCCCGACGGGGCCGGCTGATGACCGGCTCGGCGCCCTTACCTCCCGATCATAGTGGAGTGCTGCTGCACCGCGGCTTCCAGCAGCCTCTCCAAGATGGTCCATTCCCCCATCGCTGTGCATCCGGAGGCAGCAGACAAAGACTGGGCAGTACCGGGCACGTCCCCGCTCCTGGCCACTCCCCGGGCCTCACCTCCCGACTGGGAGCGAATTGCCCCCCAATTAAAGAatcaaacaaatttttttttttaaatccacgaTTCCCCTCTCCCTTTTATTGTACTTAAAAGAGGGAAATGAGGAAGGAAACCCAAGCACGCCCAACTGATGGGCCTCTGGCGCGGTCCGGAGGTCGGGCACGAACCTCCACCGCCGTCCGGGGGTCAGGTCTGGAGCCGGCGGATGCCCGGGCGAGGGGCGGGGCGGAGCGGGGGTGGCCGCGTGCAGGTCCTCGAGCTCCCGCCCGCCCGAGCGAGGTCTTTGGGCCCCACTCACCTCCGGGGGTTGGGGGCCGAAAAAGGGTCCAGGCCCCAGCCCCCGCGCCTGGCACTTGCTTCAGCGGGCACCGGGCGCTCCCGCGCTGCCGCCTGCGAAGCCGGGGCGGAGCGCGCGGAGCCGGCTGCAGGGCTCGGGAATCCGCGGCCGCCGCCTCTAATCCGGCCTTAAGTAGTCCCCGCCTGCGTCACGCCAGGTCGGCGGAGGGGAGCCGAGC
Protein-coding regions in this window:
- the GJD2 gene encoding gap junction delta-2 protein, translated to MGEWTILERLLEAAVQQHSTMIGRILLTVVVIFRILIVAIVGETVYDDEQTMFVCNTLQPGCNQACYDRAFPISHIRYWVFQIIMVCTPSLCFITYSVHQSAKQRERRYSTVFLALDRDPPESMGSAGGPGGGSSGVGKREDKKLQSAIVNGVLQNTENTSKETEPDCLEVKELTPHPSGLRTAARSKLRRQEGISRFYIIQVVFRNALEIGFLVGQYFLYGFSVPGLYECDRYPCIKEVECYVSRPTEKTVFLVFMFAVSGICVVLNLAELNHLGWRKIKLAVRGAQAKRKSVYEIRNKDLPRVSVPNFGRTQSSDSAYV